Proteins co-encoded in one Neofelis nebulosa isolate mNeoNeb1 chromosome 2, mNeoNeb1.pri, whole genome shotgun sequence genomic window:
- the CPT2 gene encoding carnitine O-palmitoyltransferase 2, mitochondrial isoform X2: protein MVARLLLRAWPRGPAVGPGPLCRPLSAGSGSGEYLQRSIVPTMHYQDSLPRLPIPKLEDTIKRYLRAQKPLLDDGQFRKTEQLCKSFENGIGKELHEQLVAQDKQNKHTSYISGPWFDMYLSARDSIVLNFNPFVAFIPDPKSEYNDQLTRATNMTVSAIRFLKTLRAGLLEPEVFHLNPAKSDTDTFKRLIRFVPSSLSWYGAYLVNAYPLDMSQYFRLFNSTRLPKPIRDELFTNEKARHLLVLRKGHFYVFDVLDQDGNIVGASEIQAHLKYILSDSSPAPEFPLAYLTTENRDVWAELRQKLASGGNEESLRKVDSAVFCLCLDDFPIKDLVHLSHNMLHGDGTNRWFDKSFNLIIAKDGTAAIHFEHAWGDGVAVLRFLNEVFKDSTQAPAVTPQSQPARTDSSVAVQKLNFKLNDALKTGISTAKEKFDATVKTLTVDLIQFQRGGKEFLKKQKLSPDSVAQLAFQMAFLRQYGQTVATYESCSTAAFKHGRTETIRPASIFTKRCSQAFVREPSKHSAGELQQMMTECSTYHSQLTKEAAMGQGFDRHLFALRYLAAAKGIALPELYLDPAYGQINHNILSTSTLNSPVVNIGGFAPVVPDGFGIGYAVHDNWIGCNVSSYPGRNAREFLQCVEKALEDIFDAIEGKCIKT, encoded by the exons ATGGTGGCCCGCCTGCTGCTGCGCGCCTGGCCCCGGGGCCCTGCAGTTGGCCCGGGGCCCCTGTGTCGGCCCCTTAGCGCGGGCTCGGGGTCCGGCGAGTACCTGCAGCGCAGCATCGTGCCCACCATGCACTACCAGGACAGCCTGCCCAG GCTGCCTATTCCTAAACTTGAAGACACCATTAAGAGATACCTCCGTGCACAGAAGCCTCTCTTGGATGATGGCCAGTTCAG GAAGACAGAACAGCTTTGCAAGAGCTTTGAAAATGGGATTGGAAAAGAACTGCATGAGCAGCTAGTTGCTCAGGACAAGCAGAATAAACATACGAGCTACATTTCAG gCCCCTGGTTTGATATGTACCTGTCTGCTCGAGACTCCATTGTCTTGAATTTTAATCCATTTGTGGCATTCATCCCTGACCCAAAGTCTGAGTATAATGACCAGCTCACCAGGGCAACCAACATGACTGTTTCTGCCATCCGGTTTCTGAAGACACTTCGGGCTGGTCTTTTGGAGCCAGAGGTTTTCCACTTGAACCCTGCGAAAAGTGACACTGATACCTTCAAGAGACTCATACGCTTTGTGCCTTCTTCTCTGTCCTGGTATGGGGCCTACTTGGTCAATGCTTATCCCCTGGATATGTCCCAGTATTTTCGGCTTTTCAATTCAACCCGTTTACCCAAACCCATTCGGGATGAACTCTTTACTAATGAGAAGGCTAGGCACCTCCTGGTCCTAAGAAAAGGACATTTCTATGTTTTTGATGTCCTAGATCAAGACGGAAACATTGTGGGTGCCTCTGAAATCCAGGCTCATCTGAAATACATTCTCTCAGACAGTAGCCCTGCCCCCGAGTTTCCCCTGGCATATCTGACCACCGAGAACCGAGACGTCTGGGCAGAGCTCAGGCAGAAGCTGGCGAGTGGTGGCAATGAGGAATCCCTGAGGAAAGTGGACTCTgctgtgttctgtctctgcctAGATGACTTCCCCATTAAGGACCTCGTCCACTTGTCTCACAACATGCTGCATGGTGACGGCACAAACCGCTGGTTTGATAAGTCCTTTAACCTCATTATAGCCAAGGATGGCACTGCTGCTATCCACTTTGAGCATGCTTGGGGCGATGGGGTGGCGGTGCTCAGGTTTCTTAACGAAGTGTTCAAAGACAGCACTCAGGCCCCTGCTGTCACCCCACAGAGCCAGCCAGCCCGCACGGACTCTTCTGTCGCCGTGCAGAAGCTTAACTTCAAGCTGAACGATGCCTTAAAGACTGGCATCAGCACCGCTAAGGAAAAGTTCGATGCCACCGTGAAAACCCTCACCGTCGACCTCATCCAGTTTCAGAGAGGAGGCAAAGAGTTCTTGAAGAAGCAGAAGCTGAGCCCTGACTCGGTGGCTCAGCTGGCCTTCCAGATGGCCTTCTTGCGGCAGTATGGGCAGACGGTGGCCACCTATGAGTCCTGTAGCACTGCAGCATTCAAGCACGGCCGCACCGAGACCATCCGCCCGGCCTCCATCTTCACCAAGAGGTGTTCCCAGGCCTTTGTCAGGGAGCCCTCCAAGCACAGTGCTGGAGAGCTTCAGCAGATGATGACCGAGTGCTCCACGTACCACAGCCAGCTGACCAAAGAAGCAGCAATGG GCCAGGGCTTTGACCGACACTTATTTGCTCTGCGTTACCTGGCAGCAGCCAAGGGGATTGCTCTGCCTGAGCTATACCTGGACCCTGCATATGGGCAGATAAACCACAACATCCTGTCCACGAGCACTCTGAACAGCCCAGTAGTGAACATTGGTGGCTTTGCCCCTGTGGTCCCTGATGGCTTTGGCATTGGGTATGCTGTTCATGACAACTGGATAGGCTGCAACGTCTCCTCCTACCCAGGCCGCAATGCCCGGGAGTTTCTCCAGTGTGTAGAGAAGGCCTTAGAAGACATATTTGATGCCATAGAAGGCAAATGCATCAAAACTTAG
- the CPT2 gene encoding carnitine O-palmitoyltransferase 2, mitochondrial isoform X3, producing MVARLLLRAWPRGPAVGPGPLCRPLSAGSGSGEYLQRSIVPTMHYQDSLPSFFPGCLFLNLKTPLRDTSVHRSLSWMMASSGPWFDMYLSARDSIVLNFNPFVAFIPDPKSEYNDQLTRATNMTVSAIRFLKTLRAGLLEPEVFHLNPAKSDTDTFKRLIRFVPSSLSWYGAYLVNAYPLDMSQYFRLFNSTRLPKPIRDELFTNEKARHLLVLRKGHFYVFDVLDQDGNIVGASEIQAHLKYILSDSSPAPEFPLAYLTTENRDVWAELRQKLASGGNEESLRKVDSAVFCLCLDDFPIKDLVHLSHNMLHGDGTNRWFDKSFNLIIAKDGTAAIHFEHAWGDGVAVLRFLNEVFKDSTQAPAVTPQSQPARTDSSVAVQKLNFKLNDALKTGISTAKEKFDATVKTLTVDLIQFQRGGKEFLKKQKLSPDSVAQLAFQMAFLRQYGQTVATYESCSTAAFKHGRTETIRPASIFTKRCSQAFVREPSKHSAGELQQMMTECSTYHSQLTKEAAMGQGFDRHLFALRYLAAAKGIALPELYLDPAYGQINHNILSTSTLNSPVVNIGGFAPVVPDGFGIGYAVHDNWIGCNVSSYPGRNAREFLQCVEKALEDIFDAIEGKCIKT from the exons ATGGTGGCCCGCCTGCTGCTGCGCGCCTGGCCCCGGGGCCCTGCAGTTGGCCCGGGGCCCCTGTGTCGGCCCCTTAGCGCGGGCTCGGGGTCCGGCGAGTACCTGCAGCGCAGCATCGTGCCCACCATGCACTACCAGGACAGCCTGCCCAG TTTCTTTCCAGGCTGCCTATTCCTAAACTTGAAGACACCATTAAGAGATACCTCCGTGCACAGAAGCCTCTCTTGGATGATGGCCAGTTCAG gCCCCTGGTTTGATATGTACCTGTCTGCTCGAGACTCCATTGTCTTGAATTTTAATCCATTTGTGGCATTCATCCCTGACCCAAAGTCTGAGTATAATGACCAGCTCACCAGGGCAACCAACATGACTGTTTCTGCCATCCGGTTTCTGAAGACACTTCGGGCTGGTCTTTTGGAGCCAGAGGTTTTCCACTTGAACCCTGCGAAAAGTGACACTGATACCTTCAAGAGACTCATACGCTTTGTGCCTTCTTCTCTGTCCTGGTATGGGGCCTACTTGGTCAATGCTTATCCCCTGGATATGTCCCAGTATTTTCGGCTTTTCAATTCAACCCGTTTACCCAAACCCATTCGGGATGAACTCTTTACTAATGAGAAGGCTAGGCACCTCCTGGTCCTAAGAAAAGGACATTTCTATGTTTTTGATGTCCTAGATCAAGACGGAAACATTGTGGGTGCCTCTGAAATCCAGGCTCATCTGAAATACATTCTCTCAGACAGTAGCCCTGCCCCCGAGTTTCCCCTGGCATATCTGACCACCGAGAACCGAGACGTCTGGGCAGAGCTCAGGCAGAAGCTGGCGAGTGGTGGCAATGAGGAATCCCTGAGGAAAGTGGACTCTgctgtgttctgtctctgcctAGATGACTTCCCCATTAAGGACCTCGTCCACTTGTCTCACAACATGCTGCATGGTGACGGCACAAACCGCTGGTTTGATAAGTCCTTTAACCTCATTATAGCCAAGGATGGCACTGCTGCTATCCACTTTGAGCATGCTTGGGGCGATGGGGTGGCGGTGCTCAGGTTTCTTAACGAAGTGTTCAAAGACAGCACTCAGGCCCCTGCTGTCACCCCACAGAGCCAGCCAGCCCGCACGGACTCTTCTGTCGCCGTGCAGAAGCTTAACTTCAAGCTGAACGATGCCTTAAAGACTGGCATCAGCACCGCTAAGGAAAAGTTCGATGCCACCGTGAAAACCCTCACCGTCGACCTCATCCAGTTTCAGAGAGGAGGCAAAGAGTTCTTGAAGAAGCAGAAGCTGAGCCCTGACTCGGTGGCTCAGCTGGCCTTCCAGATGGCCTTCTTGCGGCAGTATGGGCAGACGGTGGCCACCTATGAGTCCTGTAGCACTGCAGCATTCAAGCACGGCCGCACCGAGACCATCCGCCCGGCCTCCATCTTCACCAAGAGGTGTTCCCAGGCCTTTGTCAGGGAGCCCTCCAAGCACAGTGCTGGAGAGCTTCAGCAGATGATGACCGAGTGCTCCACGTACCACAGCCAGCTGACCAAAGAAGCAGCAATGG GCCAGGGCTTTGACCGACACTTATTTGCTCTGCGTTACCTGGCAGCAGCCAAGGGGATTGCTCTGCCTGAGCTATACCTGGACCCTGCATATGGGCAGATAAACCACAACATCCTGTCCACGAGCACTCTGAACAGCCCAGTAGTGAACATTGGTGGCTTTGCCCCTGTGGTCCCTGATGGCTTTGGCATTGGGTATGCTGTTCATGACAACTGGATAGGCTGCAACGTCTCCTCCTACCCAGGCCGCAATGCCCGGGAGTTTCTCCAGTGTGTAGAGAAGGCCTTAGAAGACATATTTGATGCCATAGAAGGCAAATGCATCAAAACTTAG
- the CPT2 gene encoding carnitine O-palmitoyltransferase 2, mitochondrial isoform X4: MMASSGPWFDMYLSARDSIVLNFNPFVAFIPDPKSEYNDQLTRATNMTVSAIRFLKTLRAGLLEPEVFHLNPAKSDTDTFKRLIRFVPSSLSWYGAYLVNAYPLDMSQYFRLFNSTRLPKPIRDELFTNEKARHLLVLRKGHFYVFDVLDQDGNIVGASEIQAHLKYILSDSSPAPEFPLAYLTTENRDVWAELRQKLASGGNEESLRKVDSAVFCLCLDDFPIKDLVHLSHNMLHGDGTNRWFDKSFNLIIAKDGTAAIHFEHAWGDGVAVLRFLNEVFKDSTQAPAVTPQSQPARTDSSVAVQKLNFKLNDALKTGISTAKEKFDATVKTLTVDLIQFQRGGKEFLKKQKLSPDSVAQLAFQMAFLRQYGQTVATYESCSTAAFKHGRTETIRPASIFTKRCSQAFVREPSKHSAGELQQMMTECSTYHSQLTKEAAMGQGFDRHLFALRYLAAAKGIALPELYLDPAYGQINHNILSTSTLNSPVVNIGGFAPVVPDGFGIGYAVHDNWIGCNVSSYPGRNAREFLQCVEKALEDIFDAIEGKCIKT; encoded by the exons ATGATGGCCAGTTCAG gCCCCTGGTTTGATATGTACCTGTCTGCTCGAGACTCCATTGTCTTGAATTTTAATCCATTTGTGGCATTCATCCCTGACCCAAAGTCTGAGTATAATGACCAGCTCACCAGGGCAACCAACATGACTGTTTCTGCCATCCGGTTTCTGAAGACACTTCGGGCTGGTCTTTTGGAGCCAGAGGTTTTCCACTTGAACCCTGCGAAAAGTGACACTGATACCTTCAAGAGACTCATACGCTTTGTGCCTTCTTCTCTGTCCTGGTATGGGGCCTACTTGGTCAATGCTTATCCCCTGGATATGTCCCAGTATTTTCGGCTTTTCAATTCAACCCGTTTACCCAAACCCATTCGGGATGAACTCTTTACTAATGAGAAGGCTAGGCACCTCCTGGTCCTAAGAAAAGGACATTTCTATGTTTTTGATGTCCTAGATCAAGACGGAAACATTGTGGGTGCCTCTGAAATCCAGGCTCATCTGAAATACATTCTCTCAGACAGTAGCCCTGCCCCCGAGTTTCCCCTGGCATATCTGACCACCGAGAACCGAGACGTCTGGGCAGAGCTCAGGCAGAAGCTGGCGAGTGGTGGCAATGAGGAATCCCTGAGGAAAGTGGACTCTgctgtgttctgtctctgcctAGATGACTTCCCCATTAAGGACCTCGTCCACTTGTCTCACAACATGCTGCATGGTGACGGCACAAACCGCTGGTTTGATAAGTCCTTTAACCTCATTATAGCCAAGGATGGCACTGCTGCTATCCACTTTGAGCATGCTTGGGGCGATGGGGTGGCGGTGCTCAGGTTTCTTAACGAAGTGTTCAAAGACAGCACTCAGGCCCCTGCTGTCACCCCACAGAGCCAGCCAGCCCGCACGGACTCTTCTGTCGCCGTGCAGAAGCTTAACTTCAAGCTGAACGATGCCTTAAAGACTGGCATCAGCACCGCTAAGGAAAAGTTCGATGCCACCGTGAAAACCCTCACCGTCGACCTCATCCAGTTTCAGAGAGGAGGCAAAGAGTTCTTGAAGAAGCAGAAGCTGAGCCCTGACTCGGTGGCTCAGCTGGCCTTCCAGATGGCCTTCTTGCGGCAGTATGGGCAGACGGTGGCCACCTATGAGTCCTGTAGCACTGCAGCATTCAAGCACGGCCGCACCGAGACCATCCGCCCGGCCTCCATCTTCACCAAGAGGTGTTCCCAGGCCTTTGTCAGGGAGCCCTCCAAGCACAGTGCTGGAGAGCTTCAGCAGATGATGACCGAGTGCTCCACGTACCACAGCCAGCTGACCAAAGAAGCAGCAATGG GCCAGGGCTTTGACCGACACTTATTTGCTCTGCGTTACCTGGCAGCAGCCAAGGGGATTGCTCTGCCTGAGCTATACCTGGACCCTGCATATGGGCAGATAAACCACAACATCCTGTCCACGAGCACTCTGAACAGCCCAGTAGTGAACATTGGTGGCTTTGCCCCTGTGGTCCCTGATGGCTTTGGCATTGGGTATGCTGTTCATGACAACTGGATAGGCTGCAACGTCTCCTCCTACCCAGGCCGCAATGCCCGGGAGTTTCTCCAGTGTGTAGAGAAGGCCTTAGAAGACATATTTGATGCCATAGAAGGCAAATGCATCAAAACTTAG
- the CPT2 gene encoding carnitine O-palmitoyltransferase 2, mitochondrial isoform X1, translating into MMRPRAGPAGGRGRSWAGTAAGPFVGGAGRPEVARRTDAGRTGGADPVTRGPRGGGLVSVPSSPHPLPSRRPGRWWPACCCAPGPGALQLARGPCVGPLARARGPASTCSAASCPPCTTRTACPGPWFDMYLSARDSIVLNFNPFVAFIPDPKSEYNDQLTRATNMTVSAIRFLKTLRAGLLEPEVFHLNPAKSDTDTFKRLIRFVPSSLSWYGAYLVNAYPLDMSQYFRLFNSTRLPKPIRDELFTNEKARHLLVLRKGHFYVFDVLDQDGNIVGASEIQAHLKYILSDSSPAPEFPLAYLTTENRDVWAELRQKLASGGNEESLRKVDSAVFCLCLDDFPIKDLVHLSHNMLHGDGTNRWFDKSFNLIIAKDGTAAIHFEHAWGDGVAVLRFLNEVFKDSTQAPAVTPQSQPARTDSSVAVQKLNFKLNDALKTGISTAKEKFDATVKTLTVDLIQFQRGGKEFLKKQKLSPDSVAQLAFQMAFLRQYGQTVATYESCSTAAFKHGRTETIRPASIFTKRCSQAFVREPSKHSAGELQQMMTECSTYHSQLTKEAAMGQGFDRHLFALRYLAAAKGIALPELYLDPAYGQINHNILSTSTLNSPVVNIGGFAPVVPDGFGIGYAVHDNWIGCNVSSYPGRNAREFLQCVEKALEDIFDAIEGKCIKT; encoded by the exons ATGATGCGCCCACGGGCGGGGCCCGCTGGCGGGCGGGGCCGTTCGTGGGCGGGGACGGCGGCTGGCCCTTTCGTGGGCGGAGCTGGAAGGCCGGAAGTAGCTCGGCGGACCGACGCTGGCCGGACCGGCGGCGCTGATCCGGTGACCCGGGGACCTCGGGGTGGCGGCCTTGTCTCTGTCCCCTCGAGTCCCCATCCCCTGCCTTCTCGCCGTCCGGGACGATGGTGGCCCGCCTGCTGCTGCGCGCCTGGCCCCGGGGCCCTGCAGTTGGCCCGGGGCCCCTGTGTCGGCCCCTTAGCGCGGGCTCGGGGTCCGGCGAGTACCTGCAGCGCAGCATCGTGCCCACCATGCACTACCAGGACAGCCTGCCCAG gCCCCTGGTTTGATATGTACCTGTCTGCTCGAGACTCCATTGTCTTGAATTTTAATCCATTTGTGGCATTCATCCCTGACCCAAAGTCTGAGTATAATGACCAGCTCACCAGGGCAACCAACATGACTGTTTCTGCCATCCGGTTTCTGAAGACACTTCGGGCTGGTCTTTTGGAGCCAGAGGTTTTCCACTTGAACCCTGCGAAAAGTGACACTGATACCTTCAAGAGACTCATACGCTTTGTGCCTTCTTCTCTGTCCTGGTATGGGGCCTACTTGGTCAATGCTTATCCCCTGGATATGTCCCAGTATTTTCGGCTTTTCAATTCAACCCGTTTACCCAAACCCATTCGGGATGAACTCTTTACTAATGAGAAGGCTAGGCACCTCCTGGTCCTAAGAAAAGGACATTTCTATGTTTTTGATGTCCTAGATCAAGACGGAAACATTGTGGGTGCCTCTGAAATCCAGGCTCATCTGAAATACATTCTCTCAGACAGTAGCCCTGCCCCCGAGTTTCCCCTGGCATATCTGACCACCGAGAACCGAGACGTCTGGGCAGAGCTCAGGCAGAAGCTGGCGAGTGGTGGCAATGAGGAATCCCTGAGGAAAGTGGACTCTgctgtgttctgtctctgcctAGATGACTTCCCCATTAAGGACCTCGTCCACTTGTCTCACAACATGCTGCATGGTGACGGCACAAACCGCTGGTTTGATAAGTCCTTTAACCTCATTATAGCCAAGGATGGCACTGCTGCTATCCACTTTGAGCATGCTTGGGGCGATGGGGTGGCGGTGCTCAGGTTTCTTAACGAAGTGTTCAAAGACAGCACTCAGGCCCCTGCTGTCACCCCACAGAGCCAGCCAGCCCGCACGGACTCTTCTGTCGCCGTGCAGAAGCTTAACTTCAAGCTGAACGATGCCTTAAAGACTGGCATCAGCACCGCTAAGGAAAAGTTCGATGCCACCGTGAAAACCCTCACCGTCGACCTCATCCAGTTTCAGAGAGGAGGCAAAGAGTTCTTGAAGAAGCAGAAGCTGAGCCCTGACTCGGTGGCTCAGCTGGCCTTCCAGATGGCCTTCTTGCGGCAGTATGGGCAGACGGTGGCCACCTATGAGTCCTGTAGCACTGCAGCATTCAAGCACGGCCGCACCGAGACCATCCGCCCGGCCTCCATCTTCACCAAGAGGTGTTCCCAGGCCTTTGTCAGGGAGCCCTCCAAGCACAGTGCTGGAGAGCTTCAGCAGATGATGACCGAGTGCTCCACGTACCACAGCCAGCTGACCAAAGAAGCAGCAATGG GCCAGGGCTTTGACCGACACTTATTTGCTCTGCGTTACCTGGCAGCAGCCAAGGGGATTGCTCTGCCTGAGCTATACCTGGACCCTGCATATGGGCAGATAAACCACAACATCCTGTCCACGAGCACTCTGAACAGCCCAGTAGTGAACATTGGTGGCTTTGCCCCTGTGGTCCCTGATGGCTTTGGCATTGGGTATGCTGTTCATGACAACTGGATAGGCTGCAACGTCTCCTCCTACCCAGGCCGCAATGCCCGGGAGTTTCTCCAGTGTGTAGAGAAGGCCTTAGAAGACATATTTGATGCCATAGAAGGCAAATGCATCAAAACTTAG
- the CPT2 gene encoding carnitine O-palmitoyltransferase 2, mitochondrial isoform X5, whose translation MYLSARDSIVLNFNPFVAFIPDPKSEYNDQLTRATNMTVSAIRFLKTLRAGLLEPEVFHLNPAKSDTDTFKRLIRFVPSSLSWYGAYLVNAYPLDMSQYFRLFNSTRLPKPIRDELFTNEKARHLLVLRKGHFYVFDVLDQDGNIVGASEIQAHLKYILSDSSPAPEFPLAYLTTENRDVWAELRQKLASGGNEESLRKVDSAVFCLCLDDFPIKDLVHLSHNMLHGDGTNRWFDKSFNLIIAKDGTAAIHFEHAWGDGVAVLRFLNEVFKDSTQAPAVTPQSQPARTDSSVAVQKLNFKLNDALKTGISTAKEKFDATVKTLTVDLIQFQRGGKEFLKKQKLSPDSVAQLAFQMAFLRQYGQTVATYESCSTAAFKHGRTETIRPASIFTKRCSQAFVREPSKHSAGELQQMMTECSTYHSQLTKEAAMGQGFDRHLFALRYLAAAKGIALPELYLDPAYGQINHNILSTSTLNSPVVNIGGFAPVVPDGFGIGYAVHDNWIGCNVSSYPGRNAREFLQCVEKALEDIFDAIEGKCIKT comes from the exons ATGTACCTGTCTGCTCGAGACTCCATTGTCTTGAATTTTAATCCATTTGTGGCATTCATCCCTGACCCAAAGTCTGAGTATAATGACCAGCTCACCAGGGCAACCAACATGACTGTTTCTGCCATCCGGTTTCTGAAGACACTTCGGGCTGGTCTTTTGGAGCCAGAGGTTTTCCACTTGAACCCTGCGAAAAGTGACACTGATACCTTCAAGAGACTCATACGCTTTGTGCCTTCTTCTCTGTCCTGGTATGGGGCCTACTTGGTCAATGCTTATCCCCTGGATATGTCCCAGTATTTTCGGCTTTTCAATTCAACCCGTTTACCCAAACCCATTCGGGATGAACTCTTTACTAATGAGAAGGCTAGGCACCTCCTGGTCCTAAGAAAAGGACATTTCTATGTTTTTGATGTCCTAGATCAAGACGGAAACATTGTGGGTGCCTCTGAAATCCAGGCTCATCTGAAATACATTCTCTCAGACAGTAGCCCTGCCCCCGAGTTTCCCCTGGCATATCTGACCACCGAGAACCGAGACGTCTGGGCAGAGCTCAGGCAGAAGCTGGCGAGTGGTGGCAATGAGGAATCCCTGAGGAAAGTGGACTCTgctgtgttctgtctctgcctAGATGACTTCCCCATTAAGGACCTCGTCCACTTGTCTCACAACATGCTGCATGGTGACGGCACAAACCGCTGGTTTGATAAGTCCTTTAACCTCATTATAGCCAAGGATGGCACTGCTGCTATCCACTTTGAGCATGCTTGGGGCGATGGGGTGGCGGTGCTCAGGTTTCTTAACGAAGTGTTCAAAGACAGCACTCAGGCCCCTGCTGTCACCCCACAGAGCCAGCCAGCCCGCACGGACTCTTCTGTCGCCGTGCAGAAGCTTAACTTCAAGCTGAACGATGCCTTAAAGACTGGCATCAGCACCGCTAAGGAAAAGTTCGATGCCACCGTGAAAACCCTCACCGTCGACCTCATCCAGTTTCAGAGAGGAGGCAAAGAGTTCTTGAAGAAGCAGAAGCTGAGCCCTGACTCGGTGGCTCAGCTGGCCTTCCAGATGGCCTTCTTGCGGCAGTATGGGCAGACGGTGGCCACCTATGAGTCCTGTAGCACTGCAGCATTCAAGCACGGCCGCACCGAGACCATCCGCCCGGCCTCCATCTTCACCAAGAGGTGTTCCCAGGCCTTTGTCAGGGAGCCCTCCAAGCACAGTGCTGGAGAGCTTCAGCAGATGATGACCGAGTGCTCCACGTACCACAGCCAGCTGACCAAAGAAGCAGCAATGG GCCAGGGCTTTGACCGACACTTATTTGCTCTGCGTTACCTGGCAGCAGCCAAGGGGATTGCTCTGCCTGAGCTATACCTGGACCCTGCATATGGGCAGATAAACCACAACATCCTGTCCACGAGCACTCTGAACAGCCCAGTAGTGAACATTGGTGGCTTTGCCCCTGTGGTCCCTGATGGCTTTGGCATTGGGTATGCTGTTCATGACAACTGGATAGGCTGCAACGTCTCCTCCTACCCAGGCCGCAATGCCCGGGAGTTTCTCCAGTGTGTAGAGAAGGCCTTAGAAGACATATTTGATGCCATAGAAGGCAAATGCATCAAAACTTAG